In Verrucomicrobiota bacterium, the genomic stretch CAAGTGCTCCACCAGGCCAAATAATTGCGGATTGCGGAAATATGACCCGTTCATTCGGCGGAAAAATCTCGACAGGCCCGCCTGGCTGGGAAAGGCTGCAACCCGATTTATGGAAGCCTCCGCGAAAAAAATATTAGTGCTGGGTCTGGGCAACGACATTATCAGCGATGATGCCGTGGGTTTGTTCGTGGCGCGCGCCGTCCGCGAGCGCTTGGGCAATGCCCTGGAGGTGGACGTGGTGGATTGTTGTGAAATGGGTCTGTCATTGCTCGATTACATCGTGGGCCACAAATTTCTGCTGGTGGTGGATTCCGTCCAGACTGGCGAAGCCGCGCCCGGAACGATCCATGAGGTGGGCGAGGAAGACCTGAAGACACTGCCGGGCATGTCGCCGCACTTCCTCGGGGTGGGCGAAATTTTGGTGCTTGGGCGCACGCTCGGCCTGCCCATGCCGGGCGTGGTCAAGATTTTCGCCATCGAAGTCGCGGATGCCCACACGCTGTGCGAACAACTGACCCCCGAATTGCAGCAGGCCCTGCCGGGCATCGTGGAGCGGGCGTTGCAGGTGGTTCAGGCGTGGCGGTAGTGGCGTGGACCACCGATTAGTTTGCCCCAACAATTATTGGCGTGGCAGAAGTTAAGGCCGCTCCAACGGGATGGCACCCGGCAAGCCGACAAAATCAGCGATATTGCGGGTGAAAATTTTATCCACCCCGGCCAAGACGGCACTGCGGGCATGCATAAGGTCATGCACCCTTCCTCCCTGCACCCCCAGTTTGGTCGAATCCTCCAAGGCCGATAAAGTTTCCTCACCGGTCAATTCCCGCAACGTAAACTTTTTAGCCAAATGCTTAATGAGTTGCGCGGCATCTGCATTGCTCAACTTAACTGGCCCGGATTTGGTCGGAATGCCTCTGCCAGTAAGGTGGGAAAACACTTCACAAAAGGCATGCGCCCGAGTCACATCGCTAGGCATTATTTTATCCGCCACAGCCCGGGAAACCACTGCATTAAGCAACGCCGAACTATCCCAGTAAGTGCTCATCACGCGCCTCCCGCTCCTGCCGAATTTGTTCATCCAGCTTGTCAAAATCAACTTCAATGCTTGGTGGCAGCACTAACATATTCCGGTACTTGACCGGGCGAACAAAGCGTGCCTTCGGCTTAATCGGTACTAATTTTCGACCACGGATTTCTCCTTCTTCAAAACGCCAATCAACCTGATCTTTGACGGCAATGCCCGCCGCCCGACAAACATCTTCCGGAAGTGTCGTCTGCCTTTTTGCTCTGATTACGGTCGCGCTCATATAGTACAACTTTCGCACTCTTTTCCCTTTCAATCAAGCCCTTTCACCAAATTACCGTTACATGGATTATTCCTGGGACAACGCCCACACATGCGCCGGATGCAGCTCCAGCGCCTTTTTAAATTCGGCGGCGGCCTCCGGCTTTTTTCCCAGTCCTGCCAGGCCCAGTCCCTTGACGAAATGTGCATCGGCCTGGCGGACGCGTTCGGAGCGTTTCTCGCCAAACTTGGCAAAGTAATCGGCGGGTTCGCTGGTCAACAGTTCCTGGCCTTGCTGGACCAACTCCTCAAACAATGGCTTGGCCTCCGCCGTGCGGCCTGATTTTTGCAGCGCCAGACCGCGGTAATAGCGCGTTTCCGCCGCCCCGGCCTCACGGGCTTCGATAGCTTTAGTGAAATACTCCCGGGCCTTGTCGCCCTGTCCGGTAGCCTCATACGCCAAGGCGATGTGATACTGGATTTGCGCCGCTTTGGCGTCCCGTTTGGGACGTCCCACTTCGAGGTTGGCGGGATACAAGGCTGCAGCCTCGAAATCCTTGAGCGCGGCCGCAAAGCGTTGGGCACGCATCAGCGTCTGCCCGCGCAGTAACAGGGCGTCCACATAAATGTTGCGGATATCACTGCTGCCCTCCCAATTGTGGAAGCGATGGGTGGTGAGGATTTGAATGGCGTCATCCAGCCTGCCTGCCGCCATGAGCACGAGAATTTCCCGCGTCAAGGAATCATCACGCTGGGTAACGGTGGCGTGATTTTTCACGAGCAGCTCCAGCCGTTTTTGCACCGGTGTGCCGTTCGCCTCATATTGCACGTCCAACTCGTAGTAGAAACGCGGTTCCTTGGGATTCAATTCGACGGATTTTTCCAAACTGCTAATTGCCTTGGGAATATTCTTTTCATGCTGGGCATAAGCCATACCGAGATTGCGGTGGACGAGAGCACTTAAATCTTTCTGGTCTGAGTTGGAATGCCAGGCAATTCGCTCACGTGCTTTTTCCCATGCCCTGATGGCATTTTCAGGTTGGTTGTCGTAGAGAAGGTTACCCAAGTGATAATCTGCCAATGCACCTCGGCTGTATGATACATGCTTGAAAACCTTTAGGGCTTCGAACTGAAACGGGAATTGGTTTATGAATAATTTTTCATCAGCAAAATGATATTGTATATCGTAGCCGTTGTCTTCAAAGCCTGGCGTAAAATATCCAGCGTAATAGTTGAACAAGGGATCATCCGCCTTTATGCCTGCCCCCGTTATTGACCATGCTATGTCGCCCGCCTCCCGTTCAAATCCTGCATTGGCATAGTCCATCACCAATTCAAGCAGGCTGGCTGTTCCCGATTTCAGTAATGCGTCAGGAATCCTTACAGTCGGCCCGTCAAGCACGGGAGGACGTAACGTTTTATAGTCAGTACGTGCATCTGACAAAAACCGCTCTATCGGCGCCCAGGCATCGAGTGGATCAATGGCCAGCACCTGCGCTGCCATGCGCGATGCGTCCTCAAAGCGGCTCAGACTTCTGAGAATCACTGATTTGAGGTTCAACGCCCTGGGGTTTCGGACATTGGCAACCAGGGAACGCTCGATCAATTCAAGCGCGGCAACATAGTTTTTCCGATGGCACTCGATCTCGGCGAGTTGATAGTAACTTGCCGCTTGCCAGGCAGGGCTCCAAACAGCTTTCTGAAACGCCTCCTCGGCAGACGTCATGCTGTTTTGCCAAAGCACACGTTTTTCCATCCAATTTTCTGTAACTAACGCCCGTCCCCTAAATGCCACTCCAAGATAATAAAACGCCTCACCATCCTTGGGCCGGATATAGTTTGCCGTAGCCCGCGTGATCGCGTTGCTGAGATATTTGGCGGCTTCCTCCCACCGCCACTGTTTGCACAGCAGGATGCCCATGGCAGTGTTGGCTCGAAAATCACCGGAATCACGCCGCAACATTTCCTGATAATACGACGAGGCCTCAAAGGATGGGCTATTCAGTTGCTCAACCCGCTGACCGGTGAAATATAGTTCATCTGCACTGGCGTAATCTTTCGGATTTTTCGGACGTTCGACTGGTTTGGGCATGGGTGTGGCTTGAGCAGCACGGGGTTGATAACTAACCAGGATGGGTTCTTTGGTGCGGTGCCAACCCTTTGGTGCGACGGTCACGGCAAGGTCTTTAAGAAACTCTTCATTCAAGGTGAACTCGCTGGTCCTGACTTCCAGCTCCACCGGTTGTTGCGGACTGATGTTGGTGGTCCAAGTCCAAACCACATTGGTTTTCCATATCGCCAGGGCAACCTCGGCATTGGTGACCGTTTTTGTGGTATTGACCCGGACTTTGACCAGCCCGTTCGTCAATTGCAGGTTCACGGCGGCATCACGCGTGGCGGCCTGTACCCCGCCCAGGTTCCGGACCGGATACCACCAGTGTTTCCATTCGCGGGTTTCGCCGGGCTGGATCCAACTGTAATCGGGCTGGTTATCGGACCACGCGCCAGCCATGAGTTCAAGGTAGGGACCATCATCATCGGTCAGCACCTTGCTCCACATTTCGCCCTCCGGGCCGTTGCCCCATTCAAAGAATTTTTTACCGGGCGCAACGTGATGATCCGCCCAATGGATCACCCCCGCCTGTTTGCCGTGATCGTAACCGCCGAACCAATCATCTGTGTCGTTCCAGGCAAAGAAGGAGACCGGCGAGGGATGATTCTTCCACCAACTGATGTCCACCCCGCGTGTGTAATCCACGCCGCCATAGACTTGCCGCGCAATGGGCCAGCTTGCGAATTCCGGCTTGCTGTGCTGCACCGCCCATTCGGTGGAGGGCGGGAAAATGACCTGGTACTCCGGCCCGCAATGGACGGCCGGGTTGATCCAGAACAGCATCGAGTGGGCAAACGGCGTCCGGTTGAACACCTTGCAACTGAGTTCCAGGTAACTGCGGTCCGGGTACAGCGTCATGCCCACCAGCCAGCGCATGCGATGGCGCAACTCGGTTTCACCCACCCAAATGGTTTTGCTGCCATCGGTGTTGGTCACCGTGGTGTAATCCACCGGCGAAAAACTCGTGGCCCGGTGATGATGCGGAATGTTCCATTCCACCCCGCCGGAAATCCACGCGCCCAGCATCCCAATCAACGCGGGTTTGATGACGTGCTGGCGGTAAAAGAAATTATACCCGTTGCCCTTGTCCACCGCTGAGAAGATGCGTCCGCCCAATTCCGGCAACACACCGATCTTGATATAATCATTTTCAAGGTACACCAGCGTGTACGTTTTGTTGGTCTTGATATCCAAGAGCTGATCCTGAACCGGGTACGGATAAAACGTGGCCTTGGCGCCCTGGTAGGTGCGACCACTGTAAAAGCGCGGGATCGGGCTGGGCGGTGCCGCCAAATAGGTGGGAATGACTTCATTGGTCACCCACAGCCGGACTTCGCTGGCAGCGACCTCCAGAACGGTAACGCAAAACAGGACAGCACAGAAGCCAGTGCGGAACCATGAGCCGAGAGCTTGCTTGGCGGATTTCATGGAGTCAATGAAACTACGTTTAACGGTTATCGCCAAGGGGAAAAATCAAAAGACTGCAAGGACAGCAAGGACAACAAAGACGGGGGACGATGAAGATATGGAATGTTTATGGTCTGTGGCGCTGCTGGCTGTCACGCTCAGCAAGGCGGGTACGGGTCATGCGCTCCCGGAGGCCGCCTTGCTTGATAAAGGCTTGTTCCTGCTGACGGATCTGCCGATCCAGTAAAACACTGGTAACCCGGATCAGGCCGATAATGACGTTGGCGCAAATGGCGGGGTCCGGATGTTCGATGCCTTTTTGGAAAGTGGCATACGTGGCATTTGGAATGCGGTTCAGTTCGCGCAGGCGCGCTACATACCGATGATTTGCAGGCCACTCCTCCAATTTGCGCGTGCGTAGAAAATCACGATAATCCGCCAGTAGTTCCTCCAGACTCGCACGGGCCACGTTGGTCAGTTTGATCTCGGTTTCGGTTGAAGTGGCGGAAGCCATGCTGCCTTCGATGATGTTTTGTTTTCCAGAACGCGCGGCTTGAATCATTTGATCGTATGTACGATCACGTTTATCCAAGAAACGTCCGCAGAAATAAACGGTCGCATCATAGACAATCTCCGCCTTTTGATAGGAAAACAAATGCTTATAACCACCATGCGGTGGAATGAACCCATCATGCTTGGACGACGCGGTGGTCCCGTCTTGCAGTCTTTGCTGTCGTTCGTTCACCATGTATGGCGTTGTACCGTCCAATCGGGCGGGTATAAAGACATTTTTTGCTCATGTTCAAGATTGAATTCCCTGCACACACACCTTATGCTTATTCGAACATATTATGAAATACGCTACTTTGTTTGCCCATTGGACGATGGCCGCCATGTTCGCATGGTGTTGCTGCATCACGCTGCATGGCACCGTCAAGGAATCTGGTCGTGACATCCCCCTTGTGAAGGAGGTGGATGTGCTGGTGGTGGGTGGGTCGTCGGGGGCGGCCAGCGCGGCGATCTCCGCCGCGGAAGCGGGCGCACGCGTTTTCCTGGCGGCACCGCGTACTTATCTGGGTGACGATCTCTGCGGCACGTTGCGGCTCTGGCTGGAGGAGGGGGAAACGCCGCAGACGCCCCTGGCCAAAAAATTGTTCGCCGCGCCCACCAATGAGCCGGCGGTCTTTGACGGGGCCATCAACCGGCCCCCGGATGCCTTGGATTTCACCTACACGACCAGCCTGCCATCCGTGTTGCCGCACAAGGACAGTTCGCCGCCGTCCAAGCTCAAGGATGGCTTGTTCGAGCGTCCGGAATCGCAGAGCGTGCAATACAATGGCGACGTGGAGGTGGTCACCGACCTGGGGTCGGTGCTGCCGGTCAAAGAGGCGCGCGTGGTCCTTTTTCAAGGTACCGATTACAGCGCGGCCAGCGTGGCCATCCAAGTGAGCGCGGATAAGAAACAGTGGCAGGACCTTGGCAAGCAGACCTGCCCGGATTCGGCCCAGGAACGCACGCTGGTAGTGAAACCACTGGGTCTGCCGACACGTTACGTGCGTTTCCAAATACAGCGGGCCGAGAGTTCCAAACGGGTGTTGCTGGGCGAAATCATGTTGATCGGAGCCACCGCCACCGCCAAGGCGGAACCCACGCCGCCGCCACCTTTCCCGAAAACCGAGGTTCCCAAGGAATTGGCCCGGATCGCGAAGCCCATGCAGGTCAAGCGGGTACTGGATGAAGCGCTCGTGGAGGCCAAGGTGGATTTTCTATTCGGCTCTTATCCCACCGAATTGCTGGTGGACGCACAAGGCAAGCCGTGCGGCATTGTAATGGCCAACCGCTCGGGTCGCCAGGCGGTGATTGCCAAGGTGATCATTGACGCCACCCCGCGCGCCACCGTGGCGCGCATGGCTGGGGCGCAGTTCCAACCGTATCCCGTCGGCGATCAGGTCTTTTATCGCACGGTAGTGGGCGGCGCACCGAAGTCCGGCCCTAACCTCACCGCGCGGCTCCTGAATGAAACTTATCGCGCCACCGGCCTCAAGAAAGGGGTGTATGACGCCGGGGTCATCGAGTACACGCTGCGCCTGCCGATGCGAGATGGCAGTTATGCCGCGTTTGCTGAAGCGGAGCAAAAGGCCCGCGATCTGACGTGGGATTCCGCGTCACTGGATGCCTCGGATAGCCTCTTCCAAGTGCCGCCGGACGCCATCAAATCTGCCAAAGCCGGCACGCGGCCCTGGACGGATGTGCCATCGCTCGAACTGGACGCGTTCCGGCCATCCGGCAGCACCCGGATCTTCATCCTGGGCGGTTGCGCCGAAGTGGCGCGCGAAGTTGCCGCCCAACTGCTGCGCCCGCTGAATCTGATGGATATGGGTACCCGGCTCGGCAAAGTGGCGGCCAAGGAAGCCCAATCCCTGCCCGCGCCGACCGGACCGACGGTGGCCAGCAGCACCGCCATCAAGGAAGCGCCCGGCACAAGCACATTCCCAGGCGAAGTGCGCGAGTTTCTTGGCGGCCTGCGTCCCGGTCAGCGCAAGGGCACCACGGTGCGTTCGCCAGATCGCACCCTGCCGGTGCTGGGCATGTACGATGTGGTGATTGTCGGCGGCGGCACGGGCGGCGCGCCGGCCGGCATTGGCGCGGGACGCGGTGGTGCGAAGGCGCTGGTGATCGAGTACCTGCACGGCCTCGGCGGCGTGGGCACACTGGGCATGATCAGCACGTATTATCACGGGTATCGCGGCGGCTTCACGGCGGAGGTGGATAAAGGTGTCGCGGGGCTGCATGCGACCAATCGTCCCGCCCGGCAAAGTTCCTGGGAGATCGCGCCCAAGGTGGAGTGGTGGCGCGCGGCCAATCGCAAGTCCGGCACGGAAATCTGGTTCGGGGTGCTGGGCTGCGGCGCGTTCATCGAGAACGGCATCGTCAAGGGCGTCATTGTGGCAACGCCCGAGGGACGCGGCGTCATCATCGCCAAAACCGTGATTGACAGCACGGGCAACGCGGATGTCGCCGCGGCTGCCGGCGCAAAATGCACGTATACCGACGCGGATGACGTGGGCGTGCAAGGCACCGGATTGCCGCCGCTGGAATTGGGCGCCAGCTATACGAATACCGATTACACGTTTGGCGATGATACCGACGTGGTGGATTTCTGGCAGCTCTACATTTTGGCCCGGCAGAAGTTCAAAAACGCGTATGACCTTGGCCAGTTGGTGGACACGCGCGAGCGCCGTCGCATTGTGGGCGATGTCACCATTTCGCCCATGGACATTATCCTGGCCCGCACATACCCAGACGCGCTGGTGCTCTCCAAGAGCAATTTTGATTCACACGGTTTCACGGTCCATCCGTTATTCGTGGCGATGCCGCCGGATAAAAAGAGCCTGAGCCTCTGCGTGCCGATGCGGGCACTGTTGCCGCAGGGTTTGGACGGCATTTTGGTGACGGGCTTGGGGGTGAGCGCCCATCGCGACGCCATGCCGGTTATTCGCATGCAGCCGGATATCCAGAACCAGGGCTACGCTTGCGGTTACGCAGCGGCCATGGTGGCCAGCAGCGCCAGCACCATCCGCCAAGTGGATATGAAAGCGTTACAGAAATACCTGG encodes the following:
- a CDS encoding FAD-dependent oxidoreductase is translated as MKYATLFAHWTMAAMFAWCCCITLHGTVKESGRDIPLVKEVDVLVVGGSSGAASAAISAAEAGARVFLAAPRTYLGDDLCGTLRLWLEEGETPQTPLAKKLFAAPTNEPAVFDGAINRPPDALDFTYTTSLPSVLPHKDSSPPSKLKDGLFERPESQSVQYNGDVEVVTDLGSVLPVKEARVVLFQGTDYSAASVAIQVSADKKQWQDLGKQTCPDSAQERTLVVKPLGLPTRYVRFQIQRAESSKRVLLGEIMLIGATATAKAEPTPPPPFPKTEVPKELARIAKPMQVKRVLDEALVEAKVDFLFGSYPTELLVDAQGKPCGIVMANRSGRQAVIAKVIIDATPRATVARMAGAQFQPYPVGDQVFYRTVVGGAPKSGPNLTARLLNETYRATGLKKGVYDAGVIEYTLRLPMRDGSYAAFAEAEQKARDLTWDSASLDASDSLFQVPPDAIKSAKAGTRPWTDVPSLELDAFRPSGSTRIFILGGCAEVAREVAAQLLRPLNLMDMGTRLGKVAAKEAQSLPAPTGPTVASSTAIKEAPGTSTFPGEVREFLGGLRPGQRKGTTVRSPDRTLPVLGMYDVVIVGGGTGGAPAGIGAGRGGAKALVIEYLHGLGGVGTLGMISTYYHGYRGGFTAEVDKGVAGLHATNRPARQSSWEIAPKVEWWRAANRKSGTEIWFGVLGCGAFIENGIVKGVIVATPEGRGVIIAKTVIDSTGNADVAAAAGAKCTYTDADDVGVQGTGLPPLELGASYTNTDYTFGDDTDVVDFWQLYILARQKFKNAYDLGQLVDTRERRRIVGDVTISPMDIILARTYPDALVLSKSNFDSHGFTVHPLFVAMPPDKKSLSLCVPMRALLPQGLDGILVTGLGVSAHRDAMPVIRMQPDIQNQGYACGYAAAMVASSASTIRQVDMKALQKYLAEVGIIPEEALSYKDSFPMPKERVEEAVANVTKSGDKDKELDGVVRNRDALAVIFAQPQDSIPMLVKAHASANGDDKLAYAHILAMLGNTAGAPTLVERIKNSAFDKGWNYKGMGQFGRSLSELDSYIVALGRTRHPQALEVVLEKARTLDATKEFSHHRACAMALETIGDRRAAPVLYQVLQQPGIMGHATPNIAEARRQVLPGGVEDKQRNAALREIVLARALYRCGDQDGLGEKILREYASDLRGHFARHAQAVLDLGKTAK
- a CDS encoding hydrogenase maturation protease, producing MEASAKKILVLGLGNDIISDDAVGLFVARAVRERLGNALEVDVVDCCEMGLSLLDYIVGHKFLLVVDSVQTGEAAPGTIHEVGEEDLKTLPGMSPHFLGVGEILVLGRTLGLPMPGVVKIFAIEVADAHTLCEQLTPELQQALPGIVERALQVVQAWR
- a CDS encoding four helix bundle suffix domain-containing protein, producing the protein MVNERQQRLQDGTTASSKHDGFIPPHGGYKHLFSYQKAEIVYDATVYFCGRFLDKRDRTYDQMIQAARSGKQNIIEGSMASATSTETEIKLTNVARASLEELLADYRDFLRTRKLEEWPANHRYVARLRELNRIPNATYATFQKGIEHPDPAICANVIIGLIRVTSVLLDRQIRQQEQAFIKQGGLRERMTRTRLAERDSQQRHRP
- a CDS encoding DUF5107 domain-containing protein, with the translated sequence MKSAKQALGSWFRTGFCAVLFCVTVLEVAASEVRLWVTNEVIPTYLAAPPSPIPRFYSGRTYQGAKATFYPYPVQDQLLDIKTNKTYTLVYLENDYIKIGVLPELGGRIFSAVDKGNGYNFFYRQHVIKPALIGMLGAWISGGVEWNIPHHHRATSFSPVDYTTVTNTDGSKTIWVGETELRHRMRWLVGMTLYPDRSYLELSCKVFNRTPFAHSMLFWINPAVHCGPEYQVIFPPSTEWAVQHSKPEFASWPIARQVYGGVDYTRGVDISWWKNHPSPVSFFAWNDTDDWFGGYDHGKQAGVIHWADHHVAPGKKFFEWGNGPEGEMWSKVLTDDDGPYLELMAGAWSDNQPDYSWIQPGETREWKHWWYPVRNLGGVQAATRDAAVNLQLTNGLVKVRVNTTKTVTNAEVALAIWKTNVVWTWTTNISPQQPVELEVRTSEFTLNEEFLKDLAVTVAPKGWHRTKEPILVSYQPRAAQATPMPKPVERPKNPKDYASADELYFTGQRVEQLNSPSFEASSYYQEMLRRDSGDFRANTAMGILLCKQWRWEEAAKYLSNAITRATANYIRPKDGEAFYYLGVAFRGRALVTENWMEKRVLWQNSMTSAEEAFQKAVWSPAWQAASYYQLAEIECHRKNYVAALELIERSLVANVRNPRALNLKSVILRSLSRFEDASRMAAQVLAIDPLDAWAPIERFLSDARTDYKTLRPPVLDGPTVRIPDALLKSGTASLLELVMDYANAGFEREAGDIAWSITGAGIKADDPLFNYYAGYFTPGFEDNGYDIQYHFADEKLFINQFPFQFEALKVFKHVSYSRGALADYHLGNLLYDNQPENAIRAWEKARERIAWHSNSDQKDLSALVHRNLGMAYAQHEKNIPKAISSLEKSVELNPKEPRFYYELDVQYEANGTPVQKRLELLVKNHATVTQRDDSLTREILVLMAAGRLDDAIQILTTHRFHNWEGSSDIRNIYVDALLLRGQTLMRAQRFAAALKDFEAAALYPANLEVGRPKRDAKAAQIQYHIALAYEATGQGDKAREYFTKAIEAREAGAAETRYYRGLALQKSGRTAEAKPLFEELVQQGQELLTSEPADYFAKFGEKRSERVRQADAHFVKGLGLAGLGKKPEAAAEFKKALELHPAHVWALSQE